A single window of Caldicellulosiruptor bescii DSM 6725 DNA harbors:
- a CDS encoding alpha/beta-type small acid-soluble spore protein, translating into MARNRKLVPEATKALDQLKAEVASSIGVQLKPGYNGDLTAKQAGSIGGYMVKRMIQDYENRAAGK; encoded by the coding sequence ATGGCAAGAAATAGAAAGCTTGTTCCGGAAGCAACTAAGGCTCTTGACCAATTAAAGGCAGAGGTAGCAAGCTCAATTGGTGTTCAGTTGAAACCAGGTTACAACGGTGATTTGACAGCAAAACAGGCAGGTTCAATTGGTGGTTATATGGTAAAGAGAATGATTCAGGATTATGAAAATAGAGCAGCAGGCAAATAA
- the rsmD gene encoding 16S rRNA (guanine(966)-N(2))-methyltransferase RsmD, which produces MRVISGQQKGRKLKSANIEGLRPTSDRVKEAIFNMIAPFLNKNLIVADFFAGTGNVGIEFLSRGVREVTFVEKDVRCINLIKENLKNLDLLKRARIIKGDVIRFLKSKNCPVFDIIFLDPPYKSGYAKECISEIIENNRISENGLIIVESNLEFRYEDENLSILREREYGDTKITIFCFGGKRS; this is translated from the coding sequence ATGAGGGTTATAAGTGGTCAGCAAAAAGGTAGAAAATTAAAAAGTGCAAATATTGAAGGGTTAAGACCCACATCAGATAGAGTAAAAGAAGCTATTTTTAATATGATAGCACCTTTTTTGAATAAAAACCTTATTGTAGCTGATTTTTTTGCAGGGACGGGAAATGTAGGGATTGAGTTTTTGTCAAGAGGTGTCAGAGAAGTTACATTTGTTGAAAAAGATGTGAGGTGCATTAATCTAATAAAGGAAAACCTTAAAAATTTGGATTTGTTGAAAAGGGCAAGGATAATAAAAGGTGATGTAATAAGATTTTTAAAGTCTAAAAACTGTCCAGTATTTGATATTATCTTTTTAGACCCGCCGTACAAGTCTGGTTATGCAAAAGAGTGTATTTCTGAAATAATAGAAAATAACAGAATAAGTGAAAATGGTCTTATAATTGTTGAATCTAATTTAGAGTTTCGATATGAAGATGAAAACCTTTCTATTTTGAGAGAGAGAGAATATGGTGATACTAAAATTACAATTTTCTGTTTTGGGGGTAAAAGAAGTTGA